From one Gallionella capsiferriformans ES-2 genomic stretch:
- the bcsG gene encoding cellulose biosynthesis protein BcsG produces MNRATPKPNVSNNNDASRGVGHELPYWSGYLDRLGEQVKKTASTNIWSGESVRVPATEASELKPAPQHRIRNPRGDRRMSAEQRRALMQTDVPAVSLPAWSAYLAKLGQQLKPGVAKAAKARGTVPTYGIKRPIGDRRTGPRQRRSQSSSESIANTRLDKGRWRYFVPRLLGRLVVNLRRVADPLEKIAYAHISLGLWGYYFAAKLALFGLGTITFHPMENLLFAALLLLPVSSRLLYRLRAIFATLLALALLYYDSWLPDIRRLITQASQLSDFSWAYVVELSGRFFSWQTTGLLLALSIAYWIVSRRIRVGVFIVLGMLMLWGWQNAARLSADKAILNVDLDMNKVLQDFFLKEAQRSILFVTPQTDAVPFDVIFIHVCSLSWDDVRAVGLEDHPLWQRFDILMKKFNSAASYSGPAAIHFMRAKCGQTEHGVMYTTVADKCYLMNSLQLSGFEPNLVLNHDGKFDDFLGQLKKHGRLNAPPMSLEGLEVAQHAFDRSPVYDDFSVLDRWLQTRQTSASSRVAMYYNTVSMHDGNHVSGADASSDTLVNYKNRLNKFLDETDRFLQKLETSGRRAVVVMVPEHGAAIRGDKRQIAGLREIPTPSISLVPVGIKMVGGGVQREGDALTIDQPTSYLAISHIIERTLEQSPFANGRFRSADYVQNYPHTRFVSQNETVTVAESQGQYYLSRGASQWDAYTEFNTLESGR; encoded by the coding sequence TTGAATCGCGCAACTCCCAAGCCCAACGTCTCAAATAATAATGACGCCTCTCGAGGTGTCGGTCATGAGTTGCCCTATTGGTCAGGTTATCTGGACAGGTTGGGCGAGCAGGTTAAAAAAACGGCTAGCACGAATATTTGGAGCGGTGAGTCTGTTCGTGTGCCAGCCACCGAGGCGTCAGAATTAAAACCGGCACCTCAGCATCGCATCCGCAATCCGCGCGGCGACCGGCGCATGAGCGCTGAGCAACGCCGCGCGCTCATGCAGACTGACGTGCCCGCTGTATCATTGCCCGCGTGGTCAGCCTATCTGGCCAAGCTCGGGCAACAGCTCAAGCCGGGGGTGGCGAAGGCTGCTAAAGCGCGGGGTACTGTGCCAACCTATGGGATCAAACGACCGATCGGTGACAGGCGCACCGGCCCCCGCCAGCGTCGTAGTCAGTCATCGTCTGAGTCGATTGCGAATACGCGATTAGACAAGGGGCGTTGGCGATATTTCGTGCCTCGCTTGCTAGGGCGGCTGGTCGTTAACTTGCGCCGTGTGGCAGATCCGCTGGAAAAAATCGCTTATGCACATATTTCATTGGGGCTCTGGGGGTATTACTTCGCGGCCAAGCTAGCGCTGTTCGGTCTTGGTACGATTACTTTTCATCCGATGGAAAACCTGCTGTTTGCGGCGTTGCTGCTGTTGCCGGTTTCGTCTCGCCTTTTATACCGGCTCAGAGCCATATTCGCAACGCTGCTGGCGTTGGCGCTGCTCTACTATGATTCATGGTTGCCCGATATCAGGCGTTTGATCACGCAAGCATCGCAACTCTCTGACTTTAGCTGGGCTTATGTGGTGGAATTGTCCGGGCGTTTTTTCAGCTGGCAGACCACGGGTTTGTTGTTAGCCCTATCGATAGCTTATTGGATCGTCTCGCGCCGCATCAGGGTGGGGGTGTTTATTGTGCTGGGTATGCTGATGTTATGGGGGTGGCAGAATGCGGCACGGCTCAGTGCTGATAAGGCTATTTTAAACGTGGATCTTGATATGAACAAAGTGCTGCAAGATTTCTTTCTCAAAGAAGCGCAGCGTTCGATTCTATTTGTCACGCCACAAACAGATGCAGTGCCATTCGATGTGATTTTTATTCATGTCTGTTCGCTGTCCTGGGACGATGTGCGCGCTGTCGGGCTTGAAGATCACCCGCTATGGCAGCGTTTCGATATTTTGATGAAGAAGTTTAATTCAGCGGCATCTTATAGCGGGCCTGCGGCCATTCATTTCATGCGAGCCAAGTGCGGTCAGACAGAGCATGGGGTCATGTATACGACGGTGGCCGATAAATGCTATTTGATGAACAGTCTGCAATTGAGTGGTTTTGAACCTAATCTGGTGCTCAATCACGATGGAAAATTTGATGATTTTCTGGGGCAGTTGAAAAAACACGGTCGTCTAAACGCACCTCCGATGTCGCTAGAGGGGCTTGAGGTTGCTCAGCACGCCTTTGATAGGTCTCCTGTCTATGACGACTTTTCTGTGCTGGATCGCTGGCTGCAAACGAGACAGACATCCGCCAGTTCCCGTGTTGCAATGTATTACAACACGGTCAGTATGCATGATGGCAATCACGTATCGGGCGCTGATGCCTCATCGGATACGCTGGTTAACTATAAAAACCGTTTGAACAAATTTCTGGATGAAACCGACCGTTTTCTGCAGAAGCTGGAAACGTCGGGGCGGCGTGCGGTGGTGGTGATGGTGCCCGAACACGGAGCGGCTATACGCGGTGATAAGCGACAGATAGCCGGTTTGCGTGAAATTCCAACGCCATCAATCTCGCTCGTGCCGGTAGGTATCAAGATGGTCGGTGGCGGCGTGCAGCGCGAAGGCGATGCGCTAACGATTGATCAGCCAACCAGCTATCTGGCTATTTCGCATATCATTGAACGCACACTGGAGCAGTCGCCATTTGCGAATGGCCGTTTTAGATCTGCCGACTATGTGCAAAATTACCCCCATACCCGGTTTGTTTCACAAAATGAAACGGTCACGGTTGCCGAATCGCAAGGTCAGTATTATTTGAGCCGCGGTGCGAGCCAGTGGGATGCTTACACGGAATTTAATACCCTTGAGTCCGGGCGCTAG
- the leuC gene encoding 3-isopropylmalate dehydratase large subunit — MSAETLYDKLWNSHVVRQDADGTALIYVDRQLVHEVTSPQAFEGLRLAKRRPWRIASLLAVPDHNVPTTNRAAGITDPVSRIQVETLDANCAEFGITEFKMGDIRQGVVHVMGPEQGATLPGMTVVCGDSHTSTHGAFGALAHGIGTSEVEHVMATQCLVAKKSKSMEVRVEGVLGHGVTAKDIALAVIGLIGTAGGTGFAIEFTGSTVRSLSMEGRMTLCNMAIEAGARAGMIAADDTTFAYLKGRPFAPQGAMWEQAVASWRNLHSDEGAVFDATFLLDAAQIKPQVTWGTSPEMVVSIDGCVPDPAQMSQDKREGAERALVYMGLKANTPITEIKIDKVFIGSCTNGRIEDMRAAAAVARGKKVAANVMLAMVVPGSGLVKLQAEQEGLDKIFIEAGFEWRDPGCSMCLAMNDDKLAAGERCASTSNRNFEGRQGQGGRTHLVSPEMAAAAAIAGHFIDVSKI, encoded by the coding sequence ATGAGCGCAGAAACCCTTTACGACAAACTCTGGAATTCTCACGTAGTTCGGCAGGATGCGGACGGTACGGCGTTGATCTACGTCGACCGCCAACTGGTTCATGAAGTGACCAGCCCGCAGGCTTTTGAGGGGCTGAGGCTGGCAAAACGTCGCCCGTGGCGTATTGCGTCACTGCTCGCGGTGCCTGATCACAATGTGCCGACCACTAACCGCGCTGCCGGCATCACAGACCCTGTGTCGCGTATTCAAGTCGAAACACTGGACGCAAATTGCGCCGAGTTCGGCATCACTGAATTTAAGATGGGCGACATTCGTCAGGGCGTCGTCCACGTGATGGGGCCTGAGCAAGGCGCAACCCTGCCGGGTATGACGGTCGTTTGCGGTGATTCTCATACCAGTACTCACGGTGCTTTTGGCGCGCTGGCGCACGGCATCGGCACATCCGAAGTCGAACACGTGATGGCGACTCAGTGTCTGGTGGCTAAAAAATCAAAATCCATGGAAGTGCGCGTTGAAGGCGTGTTGGGCCATGGCGTGACGGCTAAGGATATTGCGCTGGCGGTAATCGGCTTGATCGGTACGGCGGGCGGCACAGGTTTTGCGATTGAATTTACCGGCAGCACGGTGCGCAGCCTGAGCATGGAAGGCCGTATGACTTTGTGCAATATGGCGATCGAAGCGGGTGCACGCGCCGGCATGATTGCTGCGGATGACACGACTTTCGCGTATCTCAAGGGGCGTCCCTTTGCGCCGCAAGGTGCAATGTGGGAGCAGGCGGTTGCCAGTTGGCGCAATCTGCACAGCGATGAGGGCGCGGTATTCGATGCAACGTTCTTGCTTGATGCGGCACAAATCAAACCGCAAGTGACCTGGGGCACCTCGCCTGAAATGGTGGTTTCCATCGATGGTTGTGTGCCTGATCCTGCGCAGATGAGTCAGGACAAGCGTGAAGGCGCGGAGCGCGCGCTGGTTTACATGGGCTTAAAGGCCAACACGCCGATCACTGAAATCAAGATCGATAAAGTGTTCATCGGTTCTTGTACCAACGGACGCATTGAAGACATGCGTGCGGCCGCCGCTGTGGCCCGCGGTAAAAAAGTTGCCGCGAATGTCATGCTGGCAATGGTTGTTCCCGGTTCCGGTCTGGTTAAATTGCAGGCCGAGCAGGAAGGGCTGGACAAGATTTTTATCGAGGCCGGTTTCGAGTGGCGCGATCCGGGCTGTTCGATGTGCTTGGCGATGAATGATGACAAACTGGCCGCAGGTGAGCGTTGCGCCTCGACGTCCAATCGTAATTTTGAAGGCCGGCAAGGTCAGGGCGGCCGCACTCATCTGGTCAGCCCCGAGATGGCCGCGGCAGCAGCAATCGCCGGACATTTTATCGACGTCAGCAAAATTTAA
- a CDS encoding entericidin A/B family lipoprotein, producing the protein MKTIALLLAVFVLVGCNTVEGIGKDLKRGGEKIEKAAK; encoded by the coding sequence ATGAAAACGATTGCATTGTTGTTGGCCGTGTTTGTTTTGGTGGGGTGTAATACCGTAGAAGGTATCGGCAAAGACCTCAAAAGAGGCGGCGAGAAAATTGAAAAGGCAGCAAAATAA
- the leuD gene encoding 3-isopropylmalate dehydratase small subunit, with the protein MEKFTQLNGLVVPLDRANVDTDAIIPKQFLKSIKRSGFGPNAFDEWRYLDHGEPGMDNSTRPLNTEFVLNQPRYQGAQVLLTRENFGCGSSREHAPWALEDYGFRVIIAPSFADIFFNNCFKNGLLPIKLDANTVDALFKAEAATANFKLAIDLEAQTITLPDGTVYPFIVDAFRKHCLLNGLDDIGLTLQHMDEISAFEAKHRAAQPWL; encoded by the coding sequence ATGGAAAAGTTTACACAACTCAACGGGCTGGTCGTGCCGCTGGATCGCGCTAACGTCGATACCGATGCGATTATCCCTAAGCAGTTTTTGAAATCCATCAAGCGTTCCGGTTTCGGCCCGAATGCGTTCGACGAATGGCGTTATCTGGACCACGGCGAGCCGGGCATGGATAATTCAACACGTCCGCTTAACACGGAATTTGTCCTCAACCAGCCGCGTTATCAGGGCGCGCAAGTTTTGCTGACCCGCGAGAATTTTGGTTGTGGTTCCTCCCGCGAACATGCACCCTGGGCGCTGGAAGATTATGGTTTCAGGGTGATTATTGCACCGAGCTTTGCTGATATCTTTTTCAACAATTGCTTCAAGAACGGCCTGCTGCCGATCAAACTTGATGCCAATACGGTTGATGCCTTGTTTAAGGCCGAAGCGGCCACGGCGAACTTTAAGCTTGCGATCGATCTTGAGGCGCAAACCATTACGTTGCCCGATGGCACGGTGTATCCGTTCATCGTTGATGCATTCCGCAAACATTGTCTGCTCAATGGACTTGACGACATTGGCCTGACGTTGCAGCACATGGATGAGATTTCCGCGTTTGAAGCGAAACACCGCGCGGCACAGCCCTGGTTGTGA